From the Pseudoalteromonas galatheae genome, one window contains:
- a CDS encoding arylamine N-acetyltransferase family protein: MDLKVKINQYLESLNLQCSEGLALVTELQQKHQSHFSFSSINAMYGERLLLDEQPLFERLVSGKQGGYCFEHNKVAFLALQQLGFNVRPVLGRVMLNGSLTNPRSHRITLLELDGEQYLVDVGFGVKSPRAPININQALTIQGQQTYQVQKTADTVKVTLLEEGEAPLTLYHVDLAEVFESDCEVAHFYSHQHPEAAFVNNLVVSRITDCHRYLLRNQSYFEWHECDGSVTETAVESFSQLEQLVKEVFLLEIPRAVLKSVYDKVLTRAANKPVER; encoded by the coding sequence ATGGATTTAAAAGTAAAAATTAATCAATATCTTGAAAGTTTGAATTTGCAATGTTCAGAGGGGCTTGCGCTTGTTACTGAGCTGCAACAAAAGCATCAATCTCATTTTTCTTTTTCTAGTATCAATGCCATGTACGGAGAGCGCTTACTCCTTGATGAACAGCCGCTTTTTGAGCGTTTGGTAAGTGGCAAGCAAGGTGGATATTGCTTTGAGCACAATAAGGTAGCATTTCTTGCACTACAACAGCTTGGTTTCAATGTAAGGCCTGTGTTGGGAAGAGTCATGTTGAATGGTAGTTTAACCAACCCTCGTTCTCACCGCATCACACTATTAGAGCTAGATGGTGAGCAATATCTTGTAGATGTTGGCTTTGGTGTGAAATCTCCTCGGGCACCAATTAACATCAATCAGGCCTTAACTATCCAGGGTCAGCAGACTTATCAGGTACAAAAAACAGCAGACACAGTCAAAGTGACTTTGTTAGAGGAGGGAGAAGCACCGCTCACTCTTTATCATGTCGACCTTGCTGAGGTGTTCGAATCCGATTGTGAAGTGGCACACTTTTATTCCCATCAACACCCTGAAGCAGCGTTTGTGAATAACCTAGTGGTTTCTCGAATTACAGATTGCCATCGCTATTTGCTGCGCAATCAGAGCTATTTTGAATGGCATGAATGCGATGGCAGCGTTACTGAAACAGCAGTAGAGAGCTTTTCCCAGCTGGAGCAGCTCGTAAAGGAGGTATTTTTGCTTGAAATACCAAGAGCGGTTTTAAAAAGCGTATACGATAAAGTTCTAACTCGCGCAGCCAACAAACCAGTCGAACGTTAG
- the cysQ gene encoding 3'(2'),5'-bisphosphate nucleotidase CysQ, which translates to MNHTDLLEEVLNLSIRAGEAIMEIYAKDFNVEYKEDESPVTEADLAAHKIIVAGLKTLTPEMPILSEESAGIDWQERQQWQEYWLVDPIDGTKEFIKKNGEFTVNIALINNGEPILGVVHAPALNESYLAEKSIGAFKQTGEARIELKVTTKPNQGLIKVVGSRSHPSPDLAEYLTRFEQVDMVPKGSSLKLCLVAESKADVYPRLGPTSEWDTGAGHAVASIAGAKVSQVNGEPLRYNQKAEYLNPYFVVSRLED; encoded by the coding sequence ATGAATCATACGGATCTGCTGGAAGAAGTATTAAATCTAAGTATTCGCGCTGGTGAAGCGATTATGGAGATTTATGCCAAGGACTTTAATGTTGAGTATAAAGAAGATGAAAGTCCCGTCACTGAGGCAGATCTCGCTGCACATAAAATTATTGTTGCAGGCCTTAAAACCCTCACTCCCGAAATGCCGATATTAAGTGAAGAAAGCGCGGGAATAGATTGGCAAGAACGCCAACAATGGCAAGAATATTGGCTGGTTGATCCCATTGACGGCACCAAGGAATTCATCAAGAAAAATGGCGAATTTACAGTAAATATTGCACTTATCAATAACGGCGAACCTATTCTCGGTGTTGTTCATGCTCCAGCACTAAATGAGAGCTACCTTGCAGAAAAAAGTATTGGCGCGTTCAAGCAAACGGGTGAAGCTCGCATAGAACTAAAAGTCACAACAAAGCCCAATCAAGGATTAATTAAGGTGGTCGGCTCGCGCTCACACCCTTCACCAGATTTAGCTGAGTACCTTACCCGTTTCGAGCAAGTCGACATGGTGCCTAAAGGTAGCTCACTCAAGTTATGTTTAGTGGCAGAAAGTAAAGCCGATGTTTATCCTCGCCTTGGCCCGACTTCAGAGTGGGACACCGGAGCCGGACACGCAGTGGCAAGTATCGCAGGGGCAAAGGTCAGCCAAGTGAATGGCGAGCCTCTGCGCTACAATCAAAAAGCCGAGTATCTTAACCCCTATTTTGTAGTTTCTAGGTTGGAAGACTAA
- the cysC gene encoding adenylyl-sulfate kinase: MDENIVWHNYAVDKTKRSELKGHKPCVLWFTGFSGSGKSTVANALEHALQARGIHTYLLDGDNVRHGLCKDLGFSDEDRVENIRRVGELSKLMVDAGLMVLTAFISPFQAERDMVRNLVASGEFIEVYLDTPLAVCEQRDPKGLYKKARAGEIKHFTGIDSAYEPPISPEICLNTSEQSLEESVQQLIHYLLSKNLIG; the protein is encoded by the coding sequence ATGGACGAAAATATTGTTTGGCATAACTATGCCGTAGATAAAACAAAACGTAGCGAATTAAAAGGTCATAAGCCTTGCGTGCTGTGGTTTACAGGCTTTTCAGGCTCAGGTAAAAGCACCGTGGCCAATGCACTTGAGCATGCATTGCAAGCAAGAGGCATACATACCTACCTCCTTGATGGGGATAATGTCAGGCACGGACTGTGTAAAGACTTAGGGTTCAGCGATGAGGACCGCGTCGAAAACATTCGTCGAGTGGGTGAACTCAGCAAGCTCATGGTCGATGCGGGACTCATGGTACTCACCGCGTTTATCTCTCCTTTTCAAGCAGAGCGAGACATGGTGCGTAACTTAGTCGCAAGCGGCGAGTTTATTGAAGTATATCTAGATACGCCGCTTGCTGTTTGCGAGCAGCGAGACCCTAAAGGCTTGTATAAAAAAGCGCGTGCTGGAGAAATAAAACATTTTACTGGCATAGATTCGGCGTATGAGCCCCCAATTAGTCCAGAAATATGTTTAAATACTTCCGAGCAGTCGCTGGAAGAATCTGTCCAGCAGCTAATACACTATCTACTGTCAAAAAATTTAATAGGGTAA